In a genomic window of Weissella tructae:
- the atpB gene encoding F0F1 ATP synthase subunit A, with protein sequence MEETASFSIAGLIFDWPAVISITFAMAVIFFVLVWMSRKVTMQPTKKQNALEMIIEFTNGIVEGSLPNKTGNQLKFYAFMLFMFVFVSNQIGLFLHVGYNDVTYLKSATADPLVAFTLALISIGLAHFLSVRTLGFKGYIKNVYLSPYPALLPINLIDQFTSFMTLGLRLFGNIFAGEMLLALLWEFASSAGLFTIVPGMFMTIIWVGFSMFIGAIQAYVFVTLTTVYIAEKMEA encoded by the coding sequence GTGGAAGAGACCGCATCATTTAGTATTGCGGGACTGATCTTTGATTGGCCAGCTGTAATTTCAATTACGTTTGCCATGGCAGTAATTTTCTTTGTTCTTGTCTGGATGTCACGTAAGGTGACGATGCAGCCAACAAAGAAACAAAATGCTTTGGAAATGATCATTGAATTTACAAATGGTATTGTTGAAGGATCGTTACCAAACAAGACGGGAAACCAGTTGAAGTTTTATGCGTTTATGTTGTTCATGTTCGTGTTTGTATCAAACCAAATTGGTTTGTTCCTACACGTCGGTTATAACGACGTTACGTATTTAAAGAGTGCAACAGCTGATCCACTAGTTGCGTTTACGCTGGCTTTGATTTCAATCGGATTGGCACATTTCTTGAGTGTTCGCACACTCGGATTTAAGGGATACATCAAAAATGTCTACCTAAGTCCATATCCAGCTTTGTTGCCAATCAATTTGATTGATCAGTTTACCAGTTTTATGACGCTGGGATTGCGTTTGTTTGGTAATATTTTTGCCGGAGAAATGTTACTTGCGTTACTCTGGGAATTTGCCAGTTCTGCAGGATTGTTTACAATTGTGCCAGGGATGTTCATGACCATTATTTGGGTCGGATTCTCAATGTTTATTGGTGCAATTCAAGCGTATGTCTTTGTGACACTTACAACAGTGTATATCGCTGAAAAGATGGAAGCATAA
- a CDS encoding solute carrier family 23 protein: MEQHRDVVLDVNEKPGLFQWVGLSMQHLFSMFGATVLVPLLVGLNPGIALFSSGVGTLLHIWITQGKIPAYMGSSFAFIIPMLALMQTTGYPGVAAGVISVGLVYMIVAVLVALIGTAWIHKILPPIVVGPIILVIGLSLSGAAASSATLLDGQYDWRVFTVAMITLGAAIVFNMFLGGFLGLIPILLGIVVGYLAAMAFGLVDLQPVANASWFALPDFEIPFVDYQPKLYWNAIIVMAPLALVTMTEHLGHLMVLDDLTKRDYFRDPGLQRTLAGDGAASIFAGLVGGPAVTSYGENIGVMAITKVHSVYVLIGAAVFAIGFSFVGKLSALIQTIPGAVSGGISFLLFGVIAVSGLRILIENKVNFDHKRNLMIASPVMVIGIGNAYLQIGTGDSVVQFSGVAIATVMAIVLNLILPQESVSEKQLKAETF, from the coding sequence ATGGAACAACATCGCGACGTCGTTTTGGATGTAAATGAAAAGCCAGGTCTATTCCAATGGGTTGGACTTTCAATGCAACACCTATTTTCAATGTTTGGAGCAACGGTTTTGGTACCGTTGCTAGTTGGTTTAAATCCTGGAATTGCTTTGTTCAGTTCAGGAGTTGGAACACTATTACATATTTGGATTACACAAGGTAAGATTCCTGCATACATGGGATCAAGTTTTGCCTTTATTATCCCAATGCTGGCCTTGATGCAAACAACTGGATACCCAGGGGTTGCAGCCGGAGTTATTTCGGTTGGGTTGGTGTACATGATTGTTGCGGTCTTGGTTGCCTTGATTGGAACAGCATGGATTCATAAGATTTTGCCACCAATCGTGGTGGGACCAATCATCTTGGTGATTGGATTGTCATTGTCAGGTGCTGCGGCTTCATCTGCAACATTATTGGACGGTCAATATGACTGGCGTGTCTTCACCGTAGCGATGATTACATTAGGAGCAGCGATTGTCTTCAATATGTTCTTGGGTGGTTTCCTAGGATTGATTCCGATTTTGCTTGGAATTGTTGTCGGTTACCTAGCTGCCATGGCATTTGGTCTAGTTGACTTGCAACCTGTTGCGAATGCTTCTTGGTTTGCCTTGCCTGATTTTGAAATTCCGTTTGTTGATTATCAACCAAAGCTATATTGGAATGCCATCATTGTTATGGCACCATTGGCCTTGGTAACAATGACAGAACACCTAGGACATTTGATGGTCTTGGATGACTTAACAAAGCGTGATTACTTCCGTGATCCTGGACTACAACGTACACTTGCTGGTGACGGGGCGGCCTCAATCTTTGCTGGGTTAGTTGGTGGTCCTGCGGTAACATCATACGGTGAAAACATTGGTGTTATGGCGATTACGAAGGTTCACTCAGTTTACGTGCTAATTGGAGCAGCGGTCTTTGCGATTGGATTCTCATTTGTTGGTAAGCTATCAGCGTTGATTCAAACAATTCCTGGCGCTGTGTCTGGTGGAATCTCATTCTTGTTGTTTGGGGTTATCGCGGTATCAGGATTACGTATTTTGATTGAAAACAAGGTTAATTTTGACCACAAGCGTAACTTGATGATTGCCTCACCAGTTATGGTTATTGGAATCGGAAACGCCTACTTGCAAATCGGTACTGGAGACAGTGTTGTGCAATTCTCAGGGGTTGCGATTGCGACAGTGATGGCGATTGTATTGAATCTAATTTTGCCTCAAGAATCAGTTTCAGAGAAGCAATTGAAAGCTGAAACGTTTTAA
- a CDS encoding pyridoxamine 5'-phosphate oxidase family protein, with protein MANYLEYVSEAKQLMSLATVAGEHPSVRIVGFGHDAAEPEMFYVVTKPDSVKEAEILENEHVAFTTFPGTGGKRISTNQATAQVSEKEWAAIAPLFADNPGWHHGHPHPEDEVILEIKVNSILLESFIEAPEVITF; from the coding sequence ATGGCTAATTATTTGGAATATGTTTCAGAAGCAAAGCAATTAATGAGTTTGGCAACAGTAGCTGGGGAGCATCCATCTGTTAGAATCGTTGGATTTGGACATGATGCGGCAGAACCAGAAATGTTTTATGTGGTGACAAAACCAGATTCTGTTAAAGAAGCTGAGATTTTGGAAAACGAGCATGTTGCGTTTACAACGTTCCCAGGTACTGGTGGTAAGCGAATCTCAACCAATCAAGCAACTGCGCAAGTATCAGAAAAGGAATGGGCAGCGATTGCACCATTATTTGCTGACAATCCTGGTTGGCACCATGGACACCCGCATCCAGAAGATGAAGTCATTTTAGAAATTAAAGTAAATTCTATTTTACTTGAATCATTCATTGAAGCACCCGAAGTTATAACGTTTTAA
- the upp gene encoding uracil phosphoribosyltransferase → MSKLTVFEHPLIQHKLTIIRNKEVGTKEFREVVDEIASLMAYEVTRDLPMADIDVETPVAWTTQKTLAGKKLAIVPILRAGLGMVDGIMKLIPAARIGHIGMYRDEETLEPVEYFLKLPEDIDQREVLMVDPMLATGGSADMAIDALKKRGAKKIKLITVVAAPEGVAAVQKAHPDVDIYTAGLDDGLNEAGYIVPGLGDAGDRLYGTH, encoded by the coding sequence ATGAGCAAACTAACAGTATTTGAACATCCACTAATTCAACACAAGTTAACGATTATCCGTAATAAGGAAGTCGGAACTAAAGAATTCCGTGAAGTCGTTGACGAAATCGCGTCATTGATGGCCTACGAAGTAACACGTGACCTACCAATGGCAGATATTGATGTGGAAACACCGGTTGCTTGGACAACACAAAAGACTTTGGCAGGAAAGAAGTTGGCTATTGTGCCAATTCTACGTGCCGGTCTAGGAATGGTGGACGGAATCATGAAGCTTATCCCTGCGGCCCGTATTGGTCACATCGGTATGTACCGTGATGAAGAAACACTAGAACCTGTAGAATACTTCTTGAAGTTGCCAGAAGACATCGACCAACGTGAAGTGTTGATGGTTGACCCAATGCTTGCAACGGGTGGATCAGCTGACATGGCGATCGATGCTTTGAAGAAGCGTGGCGCAAAGAAGATTAAGTTGATCACAGTTGTTGCTGCACCTGAAGGTGTTGCCGCTGTGCAAAAGGCTCACCCAGACGTTGATATTTATACGGCTGGTTTGGACGATGGCTTGAATGAAGCTGGTTACATCGTTCCAGGTCTAGGGGATGCTGGAGACCGTTTGTACGGAACTCACTAA
- the glyA gene encoding serine hydroxymethyltransferase: MTNYREYDPELWQAVDREADRQEHNIELIASENIASAGVRAAQGSILTNKYAEGYPGKRYYGGTEFIDQIEQLAIDRAKELFGAEYANVQPHSGSQANAAVYAALLEPGDDVLGMDLNAGGHLTHGSPVNFSGKLYNFHDYGLNDEELLDYDQIQSLANEFKPKLIVAGASAYSRFIDFARLREIADSVDAYLMIDMAHIAGLIAAGVHPSPVPYADVVTTTTHKTLRGPRGGMILAKEELGKKLNSAIFPGTQGGPLEHIIAGKAAAFYEDMQPDFKEYGAQIVANAKAMVDVFQQSDLVRVISGGTDNHLFNLDLTPTGLTGKEAQNLLDSVQITTNKEAIPKEPRSPFVTSGIRIGTPAITTRGFKEAESAQVAELVLEALAHPEDEAILQGVAKKVRALTDRFPLSEIEHAK; encoded by the coding sequence ATGACAAATTATCGAGAATATGATCCAGAACTATGGCAAGCGGTTGACCGCGAAGCCGATCGCCAAGAGCACAACATTGAGTTGATTGCTTCAGAAAACATTGCATCTGCCGGTGTACGTGCAGCACAAGGAAGTATCCTAACGAACAAGTATGCGGAAGGATACCCTGGTAAGCGTTACTATGGTGGAACAGAGTTTATTGATCAAATTGAACAATTAGCAATTGATCGTGCTAAGGAATTGTTTGGTGCAGAATATGCAAACGTTCAACCTCATTCAGGTTCACAAGCCAATGCGGCGGTTTACGCAGCATTGTTGGAACCGGGGGACGATGTATTAGGGATGGATTTGAATGCCGGGGGTCACTTGACTCACGGTTCACCCGTTAATTTTTCAGGTAAGCTATATAACTTCCATGATTATGGTTTGAATGACGAAGAATTGTTAGATTATGATCAAATTCAATCTTTGGCAAATGAATTCAAGCCAAAGCTAATTGTGGCGGGAGCTTCAGCCTACTCACGTTTTATTGATTTCGCGCGTTTGCGTGAAATTGCGGATTCAGTTGATGCCTACTTGATGATTGATATGGCGCACATTGCTGGTTTGATTGCCGCAGGTGTGCATCCATCACCAGTACCATATGCTGACGTTGTGACAACGACGACACACAAAACATTGCGTGGTCCACGTGGTGGGATGATCTTGGCTAAGGAAGAATTAGGTAAGAAGTTAAATTCAGCTATCTTCCCTGGTACACAAGGTGGTCCTTTGGAACACATCATTGCTGGTAAAGCAGCTGCCTTCTATGAAGATATGCAACCAGACTTTAAAGAGTATGGTGCGCAAATCGTGGCAAATGCGAAAGCAATGGTCGATGTTTTCCAACAATCAGACCTTGTTCGTGTGATTTCAGGTGGAACAGATAACCATTTGTTCAACTTGGACTTAACACCAACTGGTTTGACTGGAAAGGAAGCGCAAAATCTGTTGGATAGTGTGCAAATCACAACCAACAAAGAAGCGATTCCAAAGGAACCACGTAGTCCGTTTGTGACATCAGGTATCCGTATCGGAACACCAGCCATTACAACCCGTGGCTTTAAAGAAGCAGAATCAGCGCAAGTCGCTGAACTTGTCTTGGAAGCTCTAGCGCATCCAGAAGATGAAGCCATTCTGCAAGGGGTTGCTAAAAAAGTCCGTGCATTGACGGATCGTTTTCCATTGAGTGAAATCGAGCACGCCAAATAA